From Algoriphagus sp. NG3, the proteins below share one genomic window:
- the rimM gene encoding ribosome maturation factor RimM (Essential for efficient processing of 16S rRNA), translating into MNKDQSFQLGYVSKVHGLRGEVVIMLDVDYPEDYETLEHVFIEQKSRLVPFFLEHFVLQPGNKALAKFEDLNSLDQAEDLVGLGVFLPLTALPELKEDQYFFHELIGLEVYDETKGLIGPIQIVYDLETQNLLGVTHKEKEVLIPIQDGIIQKVDKAAKKVYCQLPEGLLEIYLED; encoded by the coding sequence ATGAATAAGGACCAAAGCTTTCAGTTAGGCTACGTGTCTAAAGTTCATGGACTTCGTGGAGAAGTAGTGATCATGCTTGATGTGGACTATCCTGAGGATTATGAGACGCTTGAGCATGTCTTTATAGAGCAAAAATCCCGGCTTGTGCCTTTTTTCCTGGAGCATTTTGTACTCCAACCCGGAAATAAAGCATTGGCGAAATTTGAGGATTTAAACTCTTTGGATCAGGCAGAAGATTTGGTGGGACTGGGAGTATTTCTTCCCTTGACTGCGCTGCCAGAACTGAAAGAAGACCAATATTTCTTCCATGAGTTGATCGGATTGGAAGTCTATGATGAGACTAAGGGCCTGATCGGACCTATTCAGATCGTTTATGATCTGGAGACACAGAATCTCCTAGGGGTGACACACAAGGAAAAGGAAGTACTGATACCGATTCAGGACGGAATTATCCAGAAAGTGGACAAGGCAGCTAAAAAAGTTTACTGCCAATTACCCGAAGGATTACTTGAAATTTATCTGGAAGACTGA
- the trmD gene encoding tRNA (guanosine(37)-N1)-methyltransferase TrmD: MHIDIVTVVPGLLEGPFAHSILKRAEDKGIASVRVINLRDYSTSKQKQVDDYAFGGGAGMVMSIEPIARCIEALQKERTYDEIIYMTPDGATFDQPMANALSLRQNLLILCGHYKGVDERVRERFITKEISIGDFVLSGGELAAAVVADAVIRLIPGVLNDETSALTDSFQDGLLAPPVYTRPADYEGMKVPEVLLSGHEAKINEWRFEASVRRTQERRPDLLRNKETGKSDAESYKK; encoded by the coding sequence ATGCACATTGATATTGTCACTGTAGTACCGGGATTGCTGGAAGGACCTTTTGCCCATTCAATTCTGAAAAGAGCTGAGGACAAAGGGATTGCCAGTGTCAGGGTAATCAATCTACGGGACTATTCAACCAGCAAACAAAAGCAGGTCGATGACTACGCTTTTGGAGGGGGAGCCGGGATGGTAATGTCCATCGAGCCTATTGCCCGATGTATAGAAGCACTTCAGAAGGAACGTACGTATGATGAAATCATCTACATGACCCCTGATGGAGCTACTTTCGACCAGCCCATGGCAAATGCACTTTCGCTCCGCCAAAACCTATTGATCCTCTGTGGTCATTACAAGGGAGTGGATGAGCGGGTAAGGGAGCGGTTCATCACCAAGGAAATCAGTATTGGTGACTTTGTACTTTCCGGTGGGGAATTGGCAGCTGCTGTAGTGGCTGATGCAGTGATTCGCCTGATTCCGGGGGTATTGAATGATGAGACCTCAGCATTGACAGACTCCTTCCAGGATGGACTATTAGCTCCGCCGGTATATACACGCCCTGCAGATTACGAGGGCATGAAAGTACCAGAGGTTTTGCTGTCAGGACATGAGGCCAAGATAAATGAATGGAGATTTGAAGCATCGGTTCGCCGAACCCAAGAAAGAAGACCCGACTTGCTCCGCAATAAGGAAACTGGGAAAAGCGATGCAGAATCGTATAAGAAGTAA
- the rplS gene encoding 50S ribosomal protein L19, whose product MSDLMKVVEAEYSEVRAKFPSFKAGDTINVHVRIKEGSKERIQQFQGTVIQRRNPNSNGETFTVRKISNGIGVERIFPIISPAIEQIDLLRQGKVRRARLFYLRGRQGKAARIKEKIRVRK is encoded by the coding sequence ATGAGCGATCTAATGAAAGTAGTAGAAGCGGAATACAGCGAAGTAAGAGCTAAATTCCCTTCATTCAAAGCTGGCGATACCATCAACGTACACGTACGTATCAAAGAAGGTAGCAAGGAGCGTATCCAGCAGTTCCAAGGAACTGTGATTCAGCGTAGAAACCCTAACTCTAACGGTGAGACTTTCACTGTAAGAAAAATATCCAATGGAATAGGAGTAGAAAGAATCTTCCCTATCATCTCTCCCGCAATCGAGCAAATCGATCTATTGAGACAAGGTAAAGTAAGAAGAGCCCGTCTATTCTATCTAAGAGGACGTCAGGGTAAAGCTGCACGTATCAAGGAAAAAATCAGAGTGAGAAAGTAA
- a CDS encoding FKBP-type peptidyl-prolyl cis-trans isomerase, with protein sequence MISSRASIFFFLILLVAFSSCEPNNPFGSGPPYDEAGNLKKDSLLIVDYLKTEEIDSLYRIHDPSGVVIIVQEEGAGSRPNTGNVIYTNYVGSLMSDGSVFDTNIEQVAKENDLYVEGTKYEYLRFGLYSTGQDRVIMGWNIGFSRLRPGSKARLVIPSAWGYRNADNDDRIPPNSVLIFDVEFLGMD encoded by the coding sequence ATGATTTCATCTAGAGCTAGTATTTTCTTTTTCCTGATTTTACTCGTCGCTTTTAGTAGCTGCGAGCCAAACAATCCTTTCGGTTCGGGACCTCCCTACGATGAGGCAGGAAATCTGAAAAAGGACAGTTTGTTGATTGTAGATTATCTAAAAACCGAGGAGATCGATAGCCTGTATAGGATCCATGATCCTAGTGGGGTGGTGATCATCGTGCAGGAAGAAGGGGCGGGGTCAAGGCCTAATACAGGGAACGTGATCTATACTAATTATGTAGGCTCATTAATGAGTGATGGTTCTGTTTTTGATACCAATATAGAACAGGTAGCAAAGGAAAACGATCTATATGTTGAAGGTACAAAATATGAATATTTAAGATTCGGTCTTTACAGTACTGGCCAAGATAGGGTGATTATGGGTTGGAATATAGGATTTAGCCGTCTTAGGCCGGGTTCTAAAGCCCGATTAGTGATTCCATCTGCTTGGGGTTATCGAAATGCGGATAACGATGATAGAATTCCTCCTAACTCAGTATTGATTTTTGATGTGGAGTTTTTAGGAATGGACTAA
- a CDS encoding FKBP-type peptidyl-prolyl cis-trans isomerase: protein MKIRVFAILSLIAGSFAFASCIDDDATNDVIRANDKAAIKAYIDTTSIVNVKQLHDEVTGLRMIWQKIAPKDTIETFYLGDTVTVNYTGKFLSDKVFETTIDSVARANDIFNDKKDYEPVEFILGGVILGFQYGISNMEIGEKATVFVPSEFAYGRQGQGSIGPNTPLIFELELIQVKPIAREP, encoded by the coding sequence ATGAAAATAAGAGTATTTGCCATTTTAAGCCTGATAGCAGGTAGTTTTGCTTTTGCATCTTGTATCGATGATGATGCTACCAATGATGTGATTCGTGCAAATGATAAGGCTGCTATCAAGGCATATATTGATACTACTTCTATAGTAAATGTCAAGCAACTTCATGATGAAGTAACAGGACTTAGAATGATTTGGCAAAAGATAGCTCCAAAAGATACAATTGAGACATTTTATTTGGGAGATACTGTCACAGTCAATTACACGGGTAAGTTTCTTTCAGATAAAGTTTTTGAAACCACAATAGATTCGGTTGCCAGAGCTAATGACATATTCAATGATAAGAAGGATTATGAACCGGTTGAATTTATACTTGGCGGTGTGATTCTCGGGTTTCAATATGGTATCTCAAATATGGAAATCGGTGAAAAAGCAACTGTATTTGTACCATCTGAATTTGCCTATGGTAGACAGGGGCAGGGCTCTATAGGGCCTAACACCCCATTGATATTTGAGTTAGAGTTGATACAAGTAAAACCAATAGCAAGAGAACCATAA